The following proteins are encoded in a genomic region of Synergistaceae bacterium DZ-S4:
- a CDS encoding type IV toxin-antitoxin system AbiEi family antitoxin domain-containing protein has product MINMKYDELLNKLTEENNGVLTTKDAVALGVTKPAFQRFVEKNGYERVAHGIYQNPDDWPDDFYVISRRSERAVFSHGTALYLHNMTDREPLKYAVTVPTGYNPTKLAADDIKVYTVKKELYGLGLTECETMYGNKVRVYDPERTVVDIVRSRNGIEFQTFEDALKRYVRRKDKNVNKLIDYAKEFHIDKILIDYMRVML; this is encoded by the coding sequence ATGATAAATATGAAATACGATGAACTGCTTAATAAACTTACAGAGGAAAATAACGGTGTTCTGACCACAAAGGATGCTGTAGCCCTTGGCGTTACGAAACCGGCGTTTCAGCGCTTTGTCGAAAAGAACGGCTATGAGCGCGTCGCCCACGGGATCTATCAGAACCCCGATGACTGGCCGGACGACTTCTATGTGATCTCCCGCCGGAGCGAAAGGGCAGTGTTCTCCCATGGGACTGCGCTCTATCTTCACAATATGACAGATCGTGAACCGCTTAAGTACGCCGTTACGGTACCGACCGGTTATAACCCCACAAAACTGGCGGCTGACGACATCAAGGTATATACCGTCAAAAAGGAGCTGTACGGTCTCGGGCTTACCGAATGCGAAACGATGTACGGGAATAAAGTAAGGGTCTACGACCCTGAGAGGACAGTCGTCGATATCGTCAGAAGCCGAAACGGGATCGAATTCCAGACCTTCGAGGACGCGCTTAAAAGGTACGTGCGGAGAAAAGATAAAAACGTCAATAAACTCATTGACTATGCGAAAGAGTTCCATATCGACAAGATCCTTATCGACTATATGAGGGTGATGCTGTAG